A portion of the Oreochromis niloticus isolate F11D_XX linkage group LG10, O_niloticus_UMD_NMBU, whole genome shotgun sequence genome contains these proteins:
- the LOC112848048 gene encoding uncharacterized protein LOC112848048, producing the protein MDRNEELDKLFQRLRVFKHYRADRLRSCDERQRLTKLAMRSCTDEVVLQWLRKNSESDAFSKLTDMFDFLKKHIDEEEKKNHSDDVHITFVAHSSIRDFMIPASCYLPLPTITDVLLYSPWNCITSGLPYGVAAGKLRPQHRVFYCSDKESCTIPDDKHRPVNLPDHWNSLKKAGAQMVPNITVSPLRDDDGVWEHFEYFSAKHGPPGRNRIVIPFILPGREYETVPFSVVTLALSLVLLSSRFKATLHFSGCLGDQSTGKKFDRKYLQEQYACTIDKSRMECSPEAFR; encoded by the exons ATGGACAGAAACGAGGAACTGGA caAATTGTTTCAGAGGTTACGCGTATTTAAACACTACAGAGCAGACAGACTGAGGAGCTGTGATGAAAGGCAAAGACTGACAAAGCTGGCAATGAGAAGCTGCACAGATGAAGTCGTCCTGCAGTGGCTGAGAAAAAACTCAGAATCTGACGCCTTCAGCAAACTCACAGACATGTTTGACTTCCTGAAGAAACACATTgatgaggaggagaagaagaaccaCAGCGATGATGTTCACATCACCTTTGTGGCTCATAGTTCAATCAGAGACTTCATGATCCCAGCCAGCTGTTACCTGCCTCTGCCCACCATCACTGACGTGCTCCTGTATTCTCCCTGGAACTGCATCACTTCTGGTTTACCGTACGGTGTCGCTGCAGGAAAACTGAGGCCTCAGCACAGAGTTTTTTACTGCAGCGATAAAGAAAGCTGTACCATTCCTGATGACAAACATCGACCTGTGAACCTGCCAGATCACTGGAACTCACTGAAGAAAGCTGGAGCACAGATGGTCCCAAACATCACGGTTAGCCCTCTTCGAGATGATGATGGAGTGTGGGAACACTTTGAGTATTTCTCAGCTAAACACGGACCACCAGGAAGGAACCGCATCGTCATCCCGTTCATCCTCCCAGGACGGGAATATGAAACTGTCCCGTTCTCTGTGGTGACCTTGGCTCTGTCCCTGGTgctcctctcctccaggtttAAAGCCACTCTTCACTTCTCTGGTTGTCTTGGTGATCAGTCTACTGGAAAGAAATTTGACAGGAAGTATCTTCAGGAGCAGTACGCCTGCACCATCGACAAGAGTAGGATGGAATGTTCACCTGAAGCTTTCAGATGA